From Methanobacterium congolense, one genomic window encodes:
- a CDS encoding universal stress protein, with amino-acid sequence MFKKILLPTDGSEASERAGQYVISTANSDGADIIILNVIDTNYLNSLSQNDLREKLDEELRETGKKSVEKFKKKIEEEQCAGNCKNIKMITMIKHGQPADVILKTASQEGVDKIVIGKSGKQGLERFLLGSTTERVVRGTKVPVTIVV; translated from the coding sequence ATGTTTAAAAAAATATTGTTGCCTACAGATGGTTCAGAAGCATCTGAAAGAGCAGGCCAATACGTTATTTCAACTGCAAATTCAGATGGTGCAGATATAATTATTTTAAATGTGATTGACACCAATTACTTGAACTCATTATCACAAAATGATTTAAGAGAAAAACTCGATGAAGAGTTACGTGAAACAGGAAAAAAATCTGTTGAAAAATTTAAAAAGAAAATTGAAGAAGAACAGTGTGCTGGTAACTGTAAGAACATTAAAATGATAACCATGATCAAACATGGCCAACCTGCAGATGTTATCCTAAAAACAGCAAGTCAAGAAGGTGTAGATAAAATAGTGATTGGAAAATCTGGTAAACAGGGCTTGGAAAGATTCTTATTGGGCAGCACGACAGAGAGAGTGGTTAGAGGGACAAAGGTTCCTGTTACCATTGTAGTTTGA
- a CDS encoding PAS domain S-box protein — MEMFNRSPIGILLYNKDGKLLDANHSALEITGNLEEDSDLDIFCSEFMAQNKEILAEEGSFRFQAPLNFENIKNKAFEKSGEILIDWNISVLDSGFLVQIQEVTEKTSEESIKENERYRRWFEEDLTGDFIATLDGRVLDCNPAFAEIYGFHNLEHAVEADISNFNRPDWETLIKRIKLERKVQGHQSTHRRPDGRNIHIVANVVGIFDDFGELVQVKGYVFDDTERKKAEESLKRSEEKYRRLFAEDLTGDFIATLDGKVLDCNPAFAEIYGFNSCEKALNSDISQFDHDDWVNLIFSLKDEGKIQDHQRWHRRPDGREIHVVSNLVGIFDDFGELVQVKGYVFDDTERKKAEESLKHSEEKYRRLFAEDLTGDFIATLDGKVLDCNPAFAEIYGFNSCEKALNSDISQFDHDDWVNLIFSLKDEGKIQDHQRWHRRPDGREIHVVSNLVGIFDDFGELVQVKGYVFDDTERKKAEESLKHSEEKYHRLFDEDLTGDFIATPKGEILDCNPAFAEIYGFDDCDRALQWNISESNSFDWPYMVTRLKRESKIKGFQSWQRRSDGLRVHVVANVVGIFDDFDELVQVKGYVFNDTERKQAEEKLANAQNQIKEILDSIKDGFVALNSYWNFIYVNQAAGEYFGAEPEDIIGENIWEIFPELLGTKYEKTLRRAMDEQETQYFEDSDINETDQCFGFSVYPSLEGISIYWRKNNLKI; from the coding sequence ATGGAGATGTTCAACAGATCTCCAATAGGAATTCTTCTATACAATAAGGATGGTAAGTTGTTGGATGCCAATCACTCTGCACTGGAGATAACTGGAAATCTTGAGGAGGATTCAGACCTTGATATATTTTGTAGTGAATTCATGGCTCAAAATAAGGAAATATTGGCTGAAGAAGGATCATTTAGGTTTCAAGCCCCCTTGAATTTTGAGAATATAAAAAACAAAGCCTTCGAAAAGTCTGGTGAGATTTTAATTGATTGGAACATTTCCGTTCTTGATTCGGGATTTTTAGTGCAGATTCAAGAGGTCACAGAGAAAACATCTGAAGAATCCATTAAAGAAAATGAAAGGTACCGACGCTGGTTTGAGGAGGATTTGACTGGGGATTTTATTGCAACTTTGGATGGTAGGGTGCTTGATTGTAACCCTGCTTTTGCTGAAATCTATGGATTCCATAACCTTGAACATGCTGTCGAAGCAGACATATCTAATTTCAACCGCCCTGATTGGGAAACCTTAATAAAACGCATTAAACTTGAACGTAAAGTTCAGGGCCACCAGTCAACGCACAGGCGTCCTGATGGTAGGAATATTCACATTGTTGCTAATGTTGTGGGTATTTTTGATGATTTTGGTGAACTGGTTCAGGTTAAGGGTTATGTTTTTGATGATACTGAGCGTAAAAAGGCTGAAGAATCTCTTAAGCGCAGTGAAGAGAAGTATCGCCGCCTATTTGCAGAGGATTTGACTGGGGATTTTATTGCAACTTTGGATGGTAAGGTGCTTGATTGTAACCCTGCTTTTGCTGAAATCTATGGATTCAACAGCTGTGAAAAAGCTCTTAACTCAGATATTTCACAATTTGACCATGATGATTGGGTTAATTTAATCTTCAGTCTTAAGGATGAAGGTAAAATCCAGGATCATCAGAGATGGCATAGGCGTCCTGATGGTAGGGAGATTCACGTTGTTAGTAACCTTGTGGGTATTTTTGATGATTTTGGTGAACTGGTTCAGGTTAAGGGTTATGTTTTTGATGATACTGAGCGTAAAAAGGCTGAAGAATCTCTTAAACATAGTGAAGAGAAGTATCGCCGCCTATTTGCAGAGGATTTGACTGGGGATTTTATTGCAACTTTGGATGGTAAGGTGCTTGATTGTAACCCTGCTTTTGCTGAAATCTATGGATTCAACAGCTGTGAAAAAGCTCTTAACTCAGATATTTCACAATTTGACCATGATGATTGGGTTAATTTAATCTTCAGTCTTAAGGATGAAGGTAAAATCCAGGATCATCAGAGATGGCATAGGCGTCCTGATGGTAGGGAGATTCACGTTGTTAGTAACCTTGTGGGTATTTTTGATGATTTTGGTGAACTGGTTCAGGTTAAGGGTTATGTTTTTGATGATACTGAGCGTAAAAAGGCTGAAGAATCTCTTAAACATAGTGAAGAGAAGTATCATCGTTTATTTGATGAGGATTTGACTGGGGATTTTATTGCAACACCTAAAGGAGAAATTTTAGATTGTAACCCTGCTTTTGCTGAAATCTACGGATTTGATGATTGTGATAGGGCACTTCAATGGAATATTTCAGAGTCCAACTCCTTTGACTGGCCTTACATGGTTACGCGTCTCAAGAGAGAGAGTAAGATCAAGGGTTTTCAAAGCTGGCAGAGAAGATCCGATGGTTTGAGGGTACACGTCGTTGCTAATGTTGTGGGTATTTTTGATGATTTTGATGAACTGGTTCAGGTTAAGGGTTATGTTTTCAATGACACTGAGCGTAAACAGGCTGAAGAAAAACTTGCTAATGCTCAAAATCAGATAAAAGAGATTTTAGATAGCATCAAGGATGGTTTTGTTGCCCTGAATTCCTACTGGAATTTTATTTATGTCAATCAAGCTGCCGGGGAGTATTTCGGTGCTGAACCTGAGGATATCATTGGAGAAAACATCTGGGAAATCTTCCCTGAACTTTTAGGAACCAAATATGAAAAAACCCTCCGCAGGGCAATGGATGAACAGGAAACCCAATACTTTGAAGATTCAGACATAAATGAAACTGATCAGTGCTTTGGTTTCAGTGTTTATCCTTCACTGGAAGGTATATCTATTTACTGGAGAAAGAATAACCTTAAAATTTAA
- a CDS encoding DsrE family protein, translating to MKKVKILGIKSPNSAILAENIIKNGADDGLILTLSPGSEKGLEGVAAKYGFKMEVQKLEGEVVVRMTTKDVEEMDVTGETCPGPIIIVGDKLDSMEVGERLKVKSSKVETIEDISVSIPGMGGKVIENGEINDKSYLLLEKVSKDESSSSASAAVNRDKVLVVQSNGIGNAEKAYATFIFSKAALSMGKEVTVFMLMDGVSIAKDGNAKTVKHPAFNRLDILMNEAIDAGAKVYVCELSAEFRGMKQADLVDGAKLAGAATYITLLSDPSYAVVNF from the coding sequence ATGAAAAAAGTCAAAATTCTGGGCATCAAAAGCCCAAATTCTGCAATACTTGCAGAAAACATTATAAAAAATGGTGCAGATGATGGGCTGATACTCACCCTAAGTCCCGGTTCAGAGAAGGGCCTCGAGGGAGTTGCAGCCAAGTACGGATTTAAAATGGAAGTTCAGAAACTTGAAGGAGAGGTAGTTGTTAGAATGACCACTAAAGATGTTGAAGAGATGGATGTTACAGGAGAAACATGCCCGGGCCCCATAATAATTGTAGGAGATAAGTTAGATTCAATGGAAGTTGGGGAGCGCTTGAAGGTTAAAAGCAGTAAAGTTGAAACCATTGAGGACATATCAGTTTCCATTCCCGGAATGGGTGGGAAAGTCATTGAAAATGGAGAAATTAACGATAAAAGTTACTTACTACTGGAAAAGGTTTCAAAAGATGAATCTTCAAGTTCTGCTTCAGCAGCAGTCAATAGGGACAAGGTACTTGTTGTGCAAAGCAACGGAATAGGTAACGCTGAAAAAGCTTATGCAACCTTCATATTCTCAAAGGCAGCTTTAAGCATGGGAAAAGAAGTTACAGTGTTCATGCTCATGGACGGAGTGAGCATAGCCAAAGATGGAAATGCAAAGACAGTCAAACACCCTGCATTTAACAGGTTGGACATATTAATGAATGAAGCAATTGATGCCGGCGCAAAGGTGTACGTCTGCGAGTTAAGTGCAGAATTCAGGGGCATGAAACAGGCTGACCTTGTTGATGGAGCCAAACTTGCAGGGGCTGCAACCTACATAACCCTTCTAAGCGATCCAAGCTATGCGGTTGTGAATTTCTGA
- a CDS encoding DUF5400 domain-containing protein, which translates to MELSYQIIILSILMSGMVTGFITFRMHGMRLAPHFAALITAFIATLGGVVTGNIWVLYVAVLLQFAVVITAFTQTWAVLRYNFQTAPSYAPHLALVALIPVLAIVSVI; encoded by the coding sequence ATGGAACTTAGTTATCAGATAATAATACTTTCAATACTCATGAGTGGAATGGTCACAGGGTTTATAACCTTCAGGATGCATGGAATGCGCCTTGCACCACACTTCGCAGCACTTATAACTGCATTCATAGCAACACTTGGAGGAGTGGTGACAGGGAACATCTGGGTATTGTATGTGGCAGTTTTACTTCAGTTCGCTGTAGTTATAACTGCATTTACCCAGACCTGGGCTGTTTTGAGGTACAACTTCCAGACAGCACCATCCTACGCACCGCACCTGGCGCTCGTAGCCCTGATCCCTGTGCTGGCGATTGTTTCAGTAATTTAA
- a CDS encoding DASS family sodium-coupled anion symporter — translation MNFNKKVIGFILAIVAFIAVMLVPIHGLSYPGHAALALLVFAIIMWGTEPVDLPITSIMIMFLLPLLGIESFTNAAIGFANPIIFLMIGGFILAEAIRKSGLAKRFTYFLLSKLGTSPSMSIFAAVFSTGILSAWIENVVAFAMLLPIIKEVIPLMGVKDAEKGNSNFAKAMVLGASYGSLAGGFGTEIGTAPNLMAAAYTHLPFANWMIFGFPLAIMLLVVIWKVLQWVFPPEVEGIVGGKETLHKTLSTLGSITRTEKITAAILLFTIGLWVTTGITGLDSYSVALIGAALYFITGVVDWKDAQKNIDWGLIIFFGGALALGASLLNTGAASFLINNLIGLMGNDPSTLVIMLLLMVIAVIFTQVMSNIALSAILIPIAVTLSSAQGLAVGTYAVPVAIACSLSFMFPMADPTVAMAYGTGYVKIKEILKAGIPMVIIGIILTIIVLLTIAKPFLG, via the coding sequence ATGAATTTTAACAAAAAAGTTATTGGTTTTATTTTAGCTATAGTGGCTTTTATAGCTGTTATGCTGGTTCCTATTCATGGATTGAGTTATCCAGGGCATGCTGCACTTGCTCTTTTGGTTTTTGCCATAATCATGTGGGGTACTGAGCCAGTTGATCTGCCCATTACCTCAATTATGATCATGTTTTTACTGCCCCTGTTGGGTATTGAAAGCTTTACCAACGCTGCAATAGGCTTTGCGAATCCAATTATCTTTCTGATGATTGGTGGATTTATTTTAGCTGAAGCTATACGTAAAAGTGGATTGGCTAAGCGTTTCACTTATTTCTTACTGTCAAAGTTGGGTACAAGTCCCAGTATGAGTATTTTTGCAGCTGTATTCTCCACAGGAATTCTGTCGGCATGGATTGAGAATGTTGTGGCATTTGCAATGTTACTGCCAATCATCAAAGAGGTTATACCACTCATGGGTGTGAAAGACGCTGAGAAGGGAAACAGTAACTTTGCAAAGGCCATGGTACTAGGTGCTTCCTACGGTTCCTTGGCAGGTGGATTTGGAACAGAAATTGGAACTGCTCCAAACCTTATGGCAGCAGCCTACACACACTTACCCTTCGCTAACTGGATGATCTTTGGATTTCCACTGGCAATCATGTTACTCGTGGTTATATGGAAGGTTTTGCAGTGGGTGTTCCCACCAGAGGTTGAGGGAATAGTAGGTGGAAAAGAAACACTACATAAAACACTGAGCACATTGGGATCCATCACCCGAACCGAAAAGATAACCGCAGCCATACTCCTCTTCACAATTGGTTTATGGGTTACAACTGGAATAACTGGACTTGACAGTTACTCTGTTGCGCTGATTGGTGCTGCACTCTACTTCATAACTGGTGTTGTGGACTGGAAGGATGCTCAGAAGAACATTGACTGGGGATTAATCATCTTCTTTGGAGGAGCATTAGCCCTTGGAGCATCACTATTAAACACCGGAGCAGCAAGCTTCCTCATAAACAACCTCATAGGTTTAATGGGAAATGACCCATCAACATTGGTCATAATGTTGTTACTCATGGTCATAGCTGTGATTTTCACGCAGGTCATGTCCAACATAGCACTCTCTGCAATACTGATACCTATAGCAGTGACACTGTCCTCTGCTCAGGGCCTTGCAGTGGGAACCTACGCAGTTCCTGTTGCAATTGCATGTTCCCTGTCCTTCATGTTCCCAATGGCAGATCCAACGGTGGCAATGGCATATGGAACAGGTTACGTAAAAATAAAAGAGATCCTGAAGGCAGGAATACCAATGGTCATAATAGGAATCATATTAACCATAATAGTCCTGCTGACCATAGCAAAACCGTTCCTAGGATAG